TCCAATGATGTTAGACTCAAGTTTGGATAAGGTGTGTCAGACCACGGAAATTTATCTCAATCTTCCAGCTATGTTTGAAGATTCAGTTTCTGACAGGCACGTGCTTGGGAGACACACAGCACATACCATAATTCTTGCACATTATATAGAACACTTCATTCTGTTCACACGTTTCTCTGCATCTTCCCAACATATTCCAACACTTCATGgctgaaattaaaaggaaaaggagaggggtGGATCAGTCTAGAAATAAGCAGcaggctggggaagggggaggccAAAGCCCAACAGAAAAGACAGTTATAGGGAAATAAGGAGACATGTGAAGAAAAAGCCCTCATAAGGCATCCTCCAGGTTTAAG
This genomic interval from Cervus canadensis isolate Bull #8, Minnesota chromosome 10, ASM1932006v1, whole genome shotgun sequence contains the following:
- the DEFB121 gene encoding beta-defensin 121, with translation MKFLLILTVTLLLAQVTPAMKCWNMLGRCRETCEQNEVFYIMCKNYGMCCVSPKHVPVRN